In Fibrobacter sp. UWR2, the sequence CGCTCGGGATTGGGGCAATGTTCTTCCGAACCATCGGGCAAGATCCAGATTTCGTCCTTGAACAAATCGCAGGGACCGCCGCCAAGATGCACGTCGAAAAAAAGACTCCCTTCGCAGCGCACGCGCGGGAACTGCGCCTGCAACGCTTCCAGCTCCCGACGAATTTCGCGAGCAGCCAGGCCCGAGATTCCGTATTCATTCCGCAAGCGCTCCCCCGCCGAGATAAACACCGGCAGGTTCCACTTGATGCGGACTATTCCGACAGAATCCGCCCAGTGCAAGATTTCCGGAGCAAAGCTTAAAAGTTTCCTGTGCAGTGTCACCTGGAGCGAGACACTCGCGACATTCCGTCCTGTCGCGGAGCCTGCACATAAACTGCGCGCCACACCAAGCAGGCGTTCGACATTCCGGCGCCAAGGCTCAAACGAAATTCCCGGCATCATCTCGTCGAACGCGGGATCCTCGAATCCCATGCAGCTCACCTTGATGTCGCTGCAGGCAAGGAGCAGACGCTCCATCCCTGCAGCCGTTCCCCATATTCCAGGGAACGTTCCGTTTGTCGTCAGGTTGAGCGGGATTTTTTTCGCAGAACAATATTCGAGCAGTTCCGCAAATTTCGAATAAAGTAAAGGCTCCCCCATCGTACTCGGGATAACCTCGCGAAGTCCGCTCCCCGCATTTTTTTCAATCGCGGCCTTCGCGACCTCGATAGGCATCTCGCCCATCCCGAAAGGCCGTCCCCGCTGGTTCAAGAAGCACAACGGGCAACGCAGGTTGCACTTGTCCGGATTCGTGAGGAGTGTGAGCCGGCGCATCGCACAGATACCGCAGGTGTAGTCCTAACCTTCCCGCGTCTCCCGCAAATACTTGATGGCAGCAAGGCCCGCAATCGCGCCCTCGCCTACGGCGACGGCGACCTGCAATGTACCACCGGTGCAGTCGCCCGCGGCAAACAGTCCGGGAACAGTCGTCATGAAGTTCCTGTCGAGTACAACGTTCCCGTTTTCGAAAGCCGCACCCGCCTTGCGGGCTAGGTCCATCGCGCTTGCGCTCCCGAGGGCAACGAACAGTCCGTCGAGCTTTATCTCGGATTCGTCCATGAACACGGCTCCGGCAAGCTGACCTTCGCCAAGCAACGCCTTGAGCGGACGCTTGTCAATCTTCACCGTCTCCGGAAATTCAGCCGTAACCTCGGCCCCATTGGTCAGGAGCGTCACGCTACCGGCAACATTCAAGAGTTCCTTGCACTCGTGGAGGGCGTATTCCCCAGCCCCGAGCACGGCGACATCCTTACCGCGATAGAAAAAGGCATCGCAAATCGCACAGTAACTCACTCCATGGCCTTCCAGTTCGGCCATCTTCGGCAGAGGCTGTTTTTTGCGGGCAGAACCCGTCGCCATGATGCATGCGCGGCCGCGGTATTCACCCTTTAGGCCTGTCGCCACGAACATCTTGCCGTCAAAGTACAGGTCCGTCACCTCGTCGTCAACGATTTGCGCCCCAAGACGTGCCGCCTGAGCCTTCCCTACAGCAAAAAGGTCCGAACCGGCCAGCGGCTTCTCCAGGCCATAGTAATTCTCTATCATATGGGCTTTCTCGAGCGCCCCGGAATCCTTGCCGACCAGCACGACGTCCAATCCGGACCTAAGTGCATACAAGCTAGCCGACACTCCAGCCGGTCCATAACCGATAATAATTACATCTGACATAAAAACCTCTAACACAAAAATACGAAAAAAATTTATTTTAGTGTATATATAAAAGGACTATAACCATGGATTGCAAAAAGCCACGCGACATGTTCGTCGAAGCAGGCTACGGCCCGAACTTCGCCGACCAGTTAATCCAGAATGCATTCAGCAAGCTCTTTGAAGGCGACCCCATCGATGAACGCGTCTGCTTTGAAGCCTCCGACGACATGGCCTACATCATCGACATCGGACACGACGATATCCGCTCCGAGGGCATGAGCTACGGCATGTTCATTGCGGCCCTCACCGGCCACGACAAACTGTTCCAGAAACTATGGAACTTCGCGAAGAAATACCTGCGCAACAACGACGGCCCGCACAAGGGTTACTACTCCTGGCAAGTTTCCACGACCGACTTCTCGATGATGGACCCGGGTGCCGCACCCGACGGCGAAGAATACATCGCCGCAGCCCTCCTGATTGCCGCCAACAAGTTTAACCGCGATGACTACAGGCAAGAAGCCATCGAACTCATCGACTGTATCAAGAACAAGCCGTTCAACGAACTCGTGGGCCCGATGATCGACCCCGAAAGGAAACTCATCAAGTTCTCCCCCGTACTCGGCAACGACTTTACCGACCCGAGTTACCACACCATAGCCTTCTACCGCGCCTTCGCCAAGGCCACCGGCGACAGCGAATGGTTCGAAATTGCAAAGAACAGCATTGAATACCTGAAAAAGGCCGCACACCCGGTCACCGGGCTCTGCGGCGACTACTCCGAATACGACGGCACACCCAAGGCCATGCCGTGGTTCCCCGAAAGCAACTGCTTCAGCGGCGACGCCTGGCGCGTTGCCCTCAACCTAAGTCTCGACTACGCGCTCAACCGCGGCGACGAGAGCGAAAAGGAAATCTGCACACGCCTGCTAAACTTCTTCGAAAGCCGCAGGCCCTACCTCTCGGACTACGCTACAGACGGCACGCCATACCCGAGGCAAGGCCGCAACGCCACTCCCGGAATTATCGCCATGAATGCAGCGGCAACACAAGTACTCGATTCGGAAGACCCGCTCATCAGGCCCTTCGTTAGGGACCTCGCGGCACTCTCCGTCCCGTTCCGTTTTTGGCGCTACTACGACGGTATGCTCTACATCATCGGCATACTCGCCACAGCCGGCAAGATTATCATCTAAAATAGGAGGACCTATGCAAAAGAGAACCACCATCTCCATTTTCGCCATGATGGCCGCCTTCGCCCTCACCGCGTGCGAAGACATCCGCGTGCAGGAATTCCCCGACGGCTCTGTACGTATGGAAACGACCTACGTCAAGGACAAAAAGCAGGGTATCGAAAAGGAATACTACAACAACGGGACCCTCAAGCGCGAAACGAACTACAACGAAGACCGCAAGGAAGGCGTGCAGAAGGAATACTACGACGACGGCACCCTCCAGGCCGAGACTCCGTTCGCCGACGGCTACATCGAAGGCGAAGTTACGAAGTACCACAAGAACGGCAAGATTGCCTCCAAGGCAAAGTACCAGAAGAACAAGCAGATTGAATTCGGTGAAGTTTTTGACCCCGATGGAAGTCCCGCTACCGACGGCAGCTACAAGGACCCGCGTGACGGTTACGCCTACCAGTGGATTCGCATCGGCACGCAGCTCTGGACTGCCGAGAACATGAACTTCGGCACCTACGAAGGATCCGTATGCAACCAGTGCAACCACTGGGGCCGCCTCTACAACTTCGAGAACGCCAAGAAGGCATGCCTCGAAGGTTTCCACATGCCCACCAAGGAAGAATGGAAGACGCTGCTCACCTTCGCCGAAACAAGTGGCAAGGTCGGCACCGTGCTCAAGGCCGGCTTCGGCTGGGACCCCATCAAGGAAGGCGGGAACGACTACGGCAACGGCAAGGACGAACTCGGGTTCGGCGTGAAGGCCGGTGGCGCTCACTTCGCGAAGAGCGACGTCCCGCTGAAGGACCGCAAGTTCGAAGATGCCGGTAAGAAAGCCTACCTCTGGACCGCCGAAGGCGAAGTACTCGTGTTCTACCACGACAAGGAAATCGCCAAGTTCGAAAAGTTCGATCCCGAATTCGGCGCCAGCCTCCGCTGCCTGAAAGACTAGGCTACAAACCTTTCAAACAAAAAATCGCCCCGGCAAAGCCGGAGCGTTTTTTTTTACTTAAGCGGTCTCTTACTCTTACGTTGTATATTCCGCGTTAATCTTCACGTAGCCATAGCTCAAGTCGCAGGTAAACGCGCTTGCGGATGCCTGCCCGATGTTGAGCACGAGCGTCACCTTGTATTCGCGCTGGCGTACCACCGCGTGGAGTGCCGCCGTCTGGGCTTCGTCAAGCTGGATGGGGCGCCCGCCTTCAAGCACCTTCACATCACCGAAGTACAGGTCGGTATGTTCAGCCACCATGTTGCAGCCGCTGGAGCCCGCGCTGCTGAGGATACGTCCCCAGTTCGGGTCTTCGCCGAACATCGCGCACTTTGCAAGGTTACTCGTTCCGATGAAGCGAGCCATGCGGAGCGCTTCCTCGTGGCTTTCCGCCTTCTCGATGCGCAGCTCAATAAGCTTGGTAGCACCTTCACCGTCTCGCACGATATCCTTCGCGAGGCTCTGCATGATAAGCATGAGTGCCGCACGGAACTCTCCCTGTTCGCTGAGGCTTAAGTCTTCGTAACGAAGTCCGCTCATGCCGTTTGCAAGCAGGATGCAGGTGTCATTCGTGCTGGTATCGCCGTCCACGGTAATGGCGTTGAAGGAATCCGCGATGTCGGCGCGGAATTCCGCAAAGAAGTCAATCGGGAGAGAAATATCGGTCGTGATGAAGGCAAGCATGGTCGCCATGTTCGGGTGGATCATGCCCGAACCCTTGCAGGCGCCGCCAATCGTAATCACGCCCTTCTCCGTCTGGATTTCCACGGCGTGGCTCTTGAGGGCAAGGTCGGTCGTGAGGATGGCGCGGCCGAATTCTTCGGACGCATCGGCATGCAGTTTTTCCACGAGCCTCGGGATACCGGCTTCGATCTTGTCCATCGGCATCAGGTGGCCAATCACGCCCGTGCTGCATACGAGCACACTCTTCGGGGTAAGGCCCAGAGCTTCTTCGGTGAGGGTCGCCATGCGTTCGGCATCCTTGTATCCCTGTTCGCCGGTGCATGCGTTCGCATTGCCGCTGTTCACCACGACTGCCGTAGCAAAGTGAGCGTGTTCAAGAGCCGCCTTATCGTACAATACCGGAGCAGCCTTCACCTTGTTGGTGGTAAAAACGGCGAAGCAACGCGCGGCCTTTTCGCTCTTGAGGAGCGCCATGTCGGCATTGCCGCTAGCCTTGATGCCAGCGCAAATTCCAGAAGCGGTGAACCCCTTGGGGGAACATACGCCGCCATTATCCAGCAGATTGTACATACTATCTCCTAAAAAGATGTTCTTTCGCAGGCGAGCGCCCACGAAGGCATGTTAAATTTTGTACTTTGTGGAGCATGGAAAAGATCAAGTTTACACAAGAAGCTTTCGACAAACTCGTTAAAGACCTTGAAAATTTAAAAAATGTGGAACGTCCGCGCGTATTGCAAGAATTGGTTGATGCCCGTGCACAGGGCGATTTGAGCGAAAACGCCGAATACCACGCCGCGAAGGAACGCCTTTCGTCCATCGACAATATCGAGATGCCCAGGTTGCAAGACCAGATTGCCCGCGCCGAAGTCGTCGCGTTCGACCCGAACTGCGACACCATCAAGTTCGGCGCAAAGGTGACGCTCCTCAACGCGAAGACCAAGAAGAACGTGGTGTACCAGCTGGTGAGCCCCGAAGAAGCCGACGCCCTCAACGGCAAAATCAGTTTCAAGAGCCCCATCGGTGCCGCCCTCATGGGCAAGAAGAAGGGCGAGACCATCGAGGTCACGACTCCGAGAGGCGTCAACAAGTTCGAAATTCTCGACATCAACTAGGCCAACCTGTCCATGATCATCGCAGCCATCGGCGAAGACGATTTCTCAAAGGAAAAGCGCATCGAGCGATTCCTCGAAGAAACGCTTGGCAACCTCAAGGACGATCCGATGTCGCGGCAGATCCTCTTCGCGACCGATCCGGACATTCCGTCCATAGCGGATGCCATCTTCACGGCATGCGAATCGGTGTCGATGTTCTCTCCCGAGCAAGTTGTCGTGGTGCGCAAATGCGACGCCCTCAAGGCCGACGAATCCAAGAGCCTCGCCAAATGGATAAGCCACAAGCCGAACTGCAAGTTGTTCCTCGAGTTCAACAAGCTCGATGCACGCGGAGAACTCAGCAAGGCGCTAAAGGCAGCAGGCACCATCGAGAAGTACGACGTTCCCAAGCAGTACAAAATGTCGGAATGGATTGCCGCAGCAATCCCTACGCACTTTAACAAGGCGATTGACCGCAATGCATGCGACTACCTGGCCGATGCCCTCGGGACAGACACAAAGCTTGTTTGCGAAGAAGTCGAGAAAGTTCTGCTGTTCGACCCCAACTGCAAGAAGATTACCGAAGAACTCGTCCGCTCCATGATCGTACCGCAGCGCAAGATGGTCTCGTTCGAAATAAACGATTCCTTCGGATTGCGCGACACGCAGGAATACGCCCGCAAGCTGAACGAACTTTTCAACAACGGCGTAGATGCAGTGAGCATCGTTGCCTCGCTCTACTATTACGCCGTCGACCTGCTGAGATTTTCCTCACTGCTCGGCAAAGGCTTGTCACCGAAAGACGCTGCCGCCGAGATGGGCAAGAACGACTTCATTTACAACGTGAAGGGCAAGGCTCCCGAATGCGCCCGTCGCTGGGGGAAGCCGCTGCTGTGCAGGGTTATACGCCGTCTCGCCGACCTTGACTACGAAATCAAGAGCGGGCAGTGCAGCACGAAGATTGCGCAGGAACTCGCCCTCGCGGCACTTGTCGTGCGCTAGGCTCCCTTCACGATACTTTCTATTTCATCGCGGGACAAGTACGCCCGTTCGTTTAGTGCCTTCGCGATTTCGCAAAGTTGCTTCTGGCACGCCATCAGGATATTGTAGTCCTGTTCGACCACGTTCGTCTCTGCCAATTTAAAATAGTAGCACGCCGCCTGGAAGCGCTGGTAGTCCGCATCGCTCTTGTAGAGTTCCATCGGCAAATCCTTCATGACGGTATCAAGACTACACTTGAAATCGTGACGTATCAGGAATTCTGCCAGGTGGCCCGCCATGGCGATATGCGCGTCGCCTTCCAGTTCGCTACCCGCAATGTGCGTAATACCCGGGCGTTCCTTAGAACGGTCCATCTTCACATAGTCCAGCGGGCGCTTGAACAGGAACGCCACCAGGGCGTGCCCCGCCTCGTGATTGCACAACTTCTGGAATTCATCTTCCCCGAAAAACTCCACCAAGGATTCGCGAGTCAAAACCTGTTCTGACATAGTTTCATCTACCTGTCTAAAAAGTTCTTTTTCAACGCCAGTTAATATAAAAAAGAGCCCCGCAGGGCTCTTTTAAACTTCTTGTTTCTCGCTTAATTCCAGTCATCCTGGGCTTCAGTAGCGGGTTCCGGTGCAGCGGGAGCCTCGGCAGCCGGGGCTTCCTGAGCGGGTTCAGCCTCCGGAGCGGGTGCCGGAGCCGGTTCCTGTGCCTGCGGAGCCGGCTGTGCCGCCGGAGCGCTCTGAGCAGCAGGCTGTTCCACCTTCTGCATCTGCGGGGCAGCATCACCCTGCGTTTCAGCAGACGGTTCCGAAAGTTCCACATTGCCGATGTAGTTGCGGATAATGCGCGGAGTCACGAAGATCACGAGGTCCTTCTTAACCACGGAATGACGGGTGTACTTGAAGAGATGGCCGAAGAACGGAATATCCTTGAGGAAAGGAATGCCGCTTTCGGATTCCTGAGTCTCGTTACGGGTCAGACCGCCGATAATCACGGTCTCGCCGTCAGCCACCACGACCTTCGTCTTGGCTTCCTGCGTACTGATCACGATTTCGCCCTTGGAGTCGTAATCGTAGGAGTTGTTTTCCGGGTGCAGGTCGAGCAAGATACGGTTATCGCCCGAAACGTGCGGGGTCACCGTCAGCTTGATACCGGTTTCAACGAGCTGCGTAGAAGATTCGCCGCTATCGTCAATCACGCGGATAGAAACCTTGTCACCCATGAACACCTGGGCTTCGGTATTGTCGAGCGTAGAAACCTGCGGAGATGCAAGCACTTCAGTAGAAGCGTCACCCATCAGGCTCGAAACGGCAAGCTTGAGGTTGTTGTCAAAGAGGCTTGTCGTAATCGTCGTCGCAGCCTTGTCTACAGCGGGAGTAGCACCGTTGTTCGGGTAAGAGGTTACCATGGCGGCATTGCGGCTGGCACCCTTCTCGCTTCCGAATGTTCCAGAAGCGGCACCCGGAGTCATAGCCACATTGTTGCCAAGGGCAGCGCTCCAGTCCACGCCAAGTTCACGGGCGCGCTGGCTGTTCACCACCACAAGCTTCGCGGTAATCATGATCTGGAGGGTTTCCACATCTAGTTCGGTAAGGGCGTTTTCCATCTGTTCGATCTTCGCATCGGTATCGTAGACAATGATGGAGTTCGTGCGTTCCACGACAGTGATACGGCCGCGGCCGCTCTTCATGCTTTCGAGGACCTTCACAAGTTCGTCGGCCTTGGCATGGTGAATCTGGAAGTTCTTACGGACCAGCGGAGCCGTTTCTTCTTGCTGTTTCTCTTCGTCAGCAATCTTCTTCTGCTTCGCCTGGTAAGTGCTCTGGCGCTGAACCACGATGTACTTGTCCTGGATAACCCAGGTAAGGTCGTTGATTTCACAGATAATATCGAGAGTTTCCTGCCAAGTCTTCTTCGTGACCTTGAGGCTCATCTTGCCCTTCACATCCGGAGCAAGCAAGATGTCCACACCCGCGACAACGGACACGGAACGGAATACGGCGCTAAAGTCGGTATCCACAAAGGAGAAGTCATACAGCTTCTTGTTGGGCTCGACCGATCCCGATGCGGGAGCAGCCCAGACAGAGGTGAGACCTGCAACGAGTAACAGGACTGTGAGAATGTGTATCAGCTTTTTCACTTTTGACCCCCAAATTTATCGGGAAGACCCATGGAGTAGCGACGGCTCACGCCAAATTCCTGGATAAGGAAGAGCACGTCTGTTTGTGTGATTTTAAGAACTTTTCCGTTGAGAATCTTGTCGCCTTCCTTGAGCGTATAGGAAATGGACGGATTCTTGGATTCGACGAGGAGCGCCATGGGAACATCGGATTCCCAGATGATGCCCACAAGTTCGACCTGGTCAATATTGATGCCTTCTTCCACGAGGCCCTTGATTTCAACGAACGGGTCACGGCGGCCAAAGGAACTGTAAGTTACGCGGTCTTCGTAGAGGCCGTCAAGCTGGCTTCCGGCAATATCACCACCTTCGGCAACAACCTCACCCCTTTCCTTGTCAATCTGCTTCAGGCGTTCCACCTGGACAGAAGAAAGTTCATCCATGTAGCTCACGGCGCGTTTGTTCACGAAGCCGATATGGCTACCATGCTGCACCTTGCAGTAGAGTCCCTTGACATCCAGGCTCACGAGGCGGTCACCGAAAGTGAGGCGCTTCAGCACCTGGGAGTTATCGTTGGGGGCAGCGAAGAGTTCGATTTCGTCGGCGACAACGATAAGTTCGCGCACCACGGGGCGCAGGTGGAACGTCTGCGACCCGGAAACGAGTTTCTTGCTTTCCTTGTCAAACTTGTTCACAAACGACTCGAACGAAGGCTTTTCTTCAACAGACTTCATCCAGTCACGCACAAAGATTCCATCAGGATGAGCCGACCAGAAAATGAAGCCGTCCTTCTTGATGGTCTTCTCGGCAACCTGCAGGATCAGCGCACCTTCCTGCACAACAATTACAGGCTTGGCGTTCGGCTGGAGTTGAACCTTGAGTCCGTTGGCGCCCCAGGTCACATGCTTCACCAGAGTCCCTGCACCAATCTTGAACACAGGGGATTTCTGGGGACCAGCAAGCCCGATCGTAAGGACAGAGGCCTTGTCCGGCCCGGTAATGTTCTGCAGTTCAATCGGGGTGGTTGCCACCAGGCGGAACTGTTCCATGCCGGAACCGATAAGCACCGTCATTTCTTTCAAGTTCGGGAGAAGAGCCGAGATCTTGCCACCCTCCTTGATGGCCTTGTCCAGATTTTTCTGCTCTTCGGCAATGCGCTTCTCTTCTTCCTTGGCGGCCTTTTCAGCAGCCTTCTTCTCTTCGAGAGCACGCTTTTCCGCTTCCTTCCTTTCGGCAGCCTCACGCTTGCGTTCTTCTAGCGCAGCCTTTTCGGCAGCCTTCTT encodes:
- a CDS encoding secretin N-terminal domain-containing protein, whose product is MKKLIHILTVLLLVAGLTSVWAAPASGSVEPNKKLYDFSFVDTDFSAVFRSVSVVAGVDILLAPDVKGKMSLKVTKKTWQETLDIICEINDLTWVIQDKYIVVQRQSTYQAKQKKIADEEKQQEETAPLVRKNFQIHHAKADELVKVLESMKSGRGRITVVERTNSIIVYDTDAKIEQMENALTELDVETLQIMITAKLVVVNSQRARELGVDWSAALGNNVAMTPGAASGTFGSEKGASRNAAMVTSYPNNGATPAVDKAATTITTSLFDNNLKLAVSSLMGDASTEVLASPQVSTLDNTEAQVFMGDKVSIRVIDDSGESSTQLVETGIKLTVTPHVSGDNRILLDLHPENNSYDYDSKGEIVISTQEAKTKVVVADGETVIIGGLTRNETQESESGIPFLKDIPFFGHLFKYTRHSVVKKDLVIFVTPRIIRNYIGNVELSEPSAETQGDAAPQMQKVEQPAAQSAPAAQPAPQAQEPAPAPAPEAEPAQEAPAAEAPAAPEPATEAQDDWN
- the greA gene encoding transcription elongation factor GreA; translation: MEKIKFTQEAFDKLVKDLENLKNVERPRVLQELVDARAQGDLSENAEYHAAKERLSSIDNIEMPRLQDQIARAEVVAFDPNCDTIKFGAKVTLLNAKTKKNVVYQLVSPEEADALNGKISFKSPIGAALMGKKKGETIEVTTPRGVNKFEILDIN
- a CDS encoding radical SAM protein — translated: MRRLTLLTNPDKCNLRCPLCFLNQRGRPFGMGEMPIEVAKAAIEKNAGSGLREVIPSTMGEPLLYSKFAELLEYCSAKKIPLNLTTNGTFPGIWGTAAGMERLLLACSDIKVSCMGFEDPAFDEMMPGISFEPWRRNVERLLGVARSLCAGSATGRNVASVSLQVTLHRKLLSFAPEILHWADSVGIVRIKWNLPVFISAGERLRNEYGISGLAAREIRRELEALQAQFPRVRCEGSLFFDVHLGGGPCDLFKDEIWILPDGSEEHCPNPERRFGDSASAGATCEKCMLFNHDL
- a CDS encoding glycosyl hydrolase family 8, encoding MDCKKPRDMFVEAGYGPNFADQLIQNAFSKLFEGDPIDERVCFEASDDMAYIIDIGHDDIRSEGMSYGMFIAALTGHDKLFQKLWNFAKKYLRNNDGPHKGYYSWQVSTTDFSMMDPGAAPDGEEYIAAALLIAANKFNRDDYRQEAIELIDCIKNKPFNELVGPMIDPERKLIKFSPVLGNDFTDPSYHTIAFYRAFAKATGDSEWFEIAKNSIEYLKKAAHPVTGLCGDYSEYDGTPKAMPWFPESNCFSGDAWRVALNLSLDYALNRGDESEKEICTRLLNFFESRRPYLSDYATDGTPYPRQGRNATPGIIAMNAAATQVLDSEDPLIRPFVRDLAALSVPFRFWRYYDGMLYIIGILATAGKIII
- the holA gene encoding DNA polymerase III subunit delta; the encoded protein is MIIAAIGEDDFSKEKRIERFLEETLGNLKDDPMSRQILFATDPDIPSIADAIFTACESVSMFSPEQVVVVRKCDALKADESKSLAKWISHKPNCKLFLEFNKLDARGELSKALKAAGTIEKYDVPKQYKMSEWIAAAIPTHFNKAIDRNACDYLADALGTDTKLVCEEVEKVLLFDPNCKKITEELVRSMIVPQRKMVSFEINDSFGLRDTQEYARKLNELFNNGVDAVSIVASLYYYAVDLLRFSSLLGKGLSPKDAAAEMGKNDFIYNVKGKAPECARRWGKPLLCRVIRRLADLDYEIKSGQCSTKIAQELALAALVVR
- the argJ gene encoding bifunctional glutamate N-acetyltransferase/amino-acid acetyltransferase ArgJ, which produces MYNLLDNGGVCSPKGFTASGICAGIKASGNADMALLKSEKAARCFAVFTTNKVKAAPVLYDKAALEHAHFATAVVVNSGNANACTGEQGYKDAERMATLTEEALGLTPKSVLVCSTGVIGHLMPMDKIEAGIPRLVEKLHADASEEFGRAILTTDLALKSHAVEIQTEKGVITIGGACKGSGMIHPNMATMLAFITTDISLPIDFFAEFRADIADSFNAITVDGDTSTNDTCILLANGMSGLRYEDLSLSEQGEFRAALMLIMQSLAKDIVRDGEGATKLIELRIEKAESHEEALRMARFIGTSNLAKCAMFGEDPNWGRILSSAGSSGCNMVAEHTDLYFGDVKVLEGGRPIQLDEAQTAALHAVVRQREYKVTLVLNIGQASASAFTCDLSYGYVKINAEYTT
- a CDS encoding NAD(P)/FAD-dependent oxidoreductase; this encodes MSDVIIIGYGPAGVSASLYALRSGLDVVLVGKDSGALEKAHMIENYYGLEKPLAGSDLFAVGKAQAARLGAQIVDDEVTDLYFDGKMFVATGLKGEYRGRACIMATGSARKKQPLPKMAELEGHGVSYCAICDAFFYRGKDVAVLGAGEYALHECKELLNVAGSVTLLTNGAEVTAEFPETVKIDKRPLKALLGEGQLAGAVFMDESEIKLDGLFVALGSASAMDLARKAGAAFENGNVVLDRNFMTTVPGLFAAGDCTGGTLQVAVAVGEGAIAGLAAIKYLRETREG
- a CDS encoding FISUMP domain-containing protein, which encodes MQKRTTISIFAMMAAFALTACEDIRVQEFPDGSVRMETTYVKDKKQGIEKEYYNNGTLKRETNYNEDRKEGVQKEYYDDGTLQAETPFADGYIEGEVTKYHKNGKIASKAKYQKNKQIEFGEVFDPDGSPATDGSYKDPRDGYAYQWIRIGTQLWTAENMNFGTYEGSVCNQCNHWGRLYNFENAKKACLEGFHMPTKEEWKTLLTFAETSGKVGTVLKAGFGWDPIKEGGNDYGNGKDELGFGVKAGGAHFAKSDVPLKDRKFEDAGKKAYLWTAEGEVLVFYHDKEIAKFEKFDPEFGASLRCLKD